Proteins encoded within one genomic window of Flavobacterium oreochromis:
- a CDS encoding glucosaminidase domain-containing protein, giving the protein MKKIIYFLLSIFLVSCGTSKPKIQTTKKVVHTTPQKKGTQNEKIINNSQNISNSEELVATSRVKVTPEIVNGYVLQFKDVAMNNMKEHKVPASIILAQGILESGAGTGSLCRTANNHFGIKCHKEWTGDSVRYDDDAAQECFRKYENPSHSYRDHSLFLTSRSWYAPLFKLDPYDYKGWAYGLKKSGYATDPKYPEKLISIIERYKLHEYDSKVLGFVFVPSVKTENLIKEPKPSGQPFIVKEVTSEVKDTVKVLTNSNTLSEKPTKGTTHTVLQGETLYAISKKYNTTVEQIRQKNNMIDNAIAIGQVLIIF; this is encoded by the coding sequence ATGAAAAAAATAATATATTTTCTTTTATCGATTTTTTTAGTTAGTTGTGGAACTTCCAAGCCTAAGATTCAGACTACTAAAAAAGTAGTTCATACGACTCCACAAAAAAAAGGAACTCAAAATGAAAAAATAATAAATAATAGTCAAAATATTAGTAATTCAGAAGAATTAGTAGCAACCTCAAGAGTTAAGGTAACTCCTGAAATTGTAAATGGATATGTCTTACAATTTAAAGATGTTGCTATGAATAATATGAAAGAACATAAAGTACCTGCTAGTATCATTTTAGCACAAGGTATTTTAGAGTCAGGAGCAGGTACAGGATCGCTTTGTCGTACTGCTAATAATCATTTTGGGATTAAATGTCATAAAGAATGGACAGGAGATTCTGTTCGTTATGATGACGATGCTGCTCAAGAATGTTTTAGGAAATATGAAAACCCATCTCATTCTTATCGTGATCATTCATTGTTTTTAACATCACGATCTTGGTATGCACCCTTATTTAAACTTGATCCTTATGATTATAAAGGATGGGCATATGGACTAAAAAAATCAGGATACGCAACAGATCCTAAATATCCAGAAAAACTGATATCTATTATTGAACGTTATAAACTACACGAGTACGATTCTAAAGTTTTAGGTTTTGTTTTTGTCCCTTCTGTAAAAACAGAAAATCTTATAAAAGAACCCAAACCATCTGGACAACCATTTATAGTAAAAGAAGTAACCTCAGAAGTAAAAGATACAGTAAAAGTTTTAACAAATTCGAATACACTATCTGAAAAGCCTACTAAAGGAACTACTCATACTGTGTTACAAGGAGAAACTTTGTATGCAATTTCAAAAAAATACAATACAACGGTAGAACAAATTCGTCAGAAAAATAACATGATAGATAATGCAATAGCTATCGGACAAGTATTAATAATTTTTTAA